The Camelina sativa cultivar DH55 chromosome 14, Cs, whole genome shotgun sequence genome includes a window with the following:
- the LOC104740643 gene encoding kelch repeat-containing protein At1g19470-like, whose protein sequence is MVNISEISDDSNDGGDPNKKPEELDKKPKEEAVLRSTRNENRNKKPEEEDVEEEEDVAEEKEEEEERRSTSFPLPNDVTEALVALIRRCDYPSLSSVSRYFSGLIASSSLYETRARLGLSETFLYASIRYSTTNDLQSWHILHRNKASSLRLTKLGSLPPVPWGASVVTIGLEMYVIGGIIDLTRSKVMNVIDCRTHKCRSLPPMRRGRNKAAAGVIDGKIYVIGGFRKRCPLESEWIEVFDLEKQIWESLPGPYPESSTSSQFRTYVVMEDKIYILDYKGCLVYEPKRRRGDEWDASAVGAAHPIKNMWKESFAVQCVVDDMLYTVDRRCTLGHPIVVYDPKEKTWRPVKGESLRRLPNYIVHPASEMANFGGKLAILGSKRSYVHGDCIGREKGIWCAMIVLEKREGGEIWGNVESLDCVLGGINHLTVRLCRTLTI, encoded by the coding sequence ATGGTTAACATCTCTGAAATTTCCGACGACTCTAATGACGGCGGCGATCCAAACAAGAAACCAGAAGAACTCgacaagaaaccaaaagaagaagcagtTTTAAGAAGTACAAGAAACGAGAACCGAAACAAGAAGCCGGAGGAAGAagacgtagaagaagaagaagacgtagcagaagaaaaagaagaagaagaagagagacgttCGACATCTTTCCCACTTCCAAACGATGTCACTGAAGCTCTCGTCGCACTCATCCGGAGATGTGATTACCCAAGTCTCTCTTCCGTCTCCCGTTACTTTTCCGGTTTGATCGCTTCGTCAAGTCTCTACGAAACGCGTGCGCGCCTCGGTCTTTCCGAAACGTTTCTTTATGCATCCATCCGATACAGTACTACTAATGATCTCCAAAGCTGGCATATTCTGCATCGAAACAAGGCTTCTTCTTTACGACTGACCAAACTCGGTTCGCTTCCACCCGTGCCTTGGGGAGCTTCTGTCGTCACTATCGGTTTAGAGATGTATGTGATCGGTGGAATCATCGACCTAACACGCTCGAAGGTTATGAATGTCATCGATTGCAGAACTCACAAGTGTCGCTCGCTCCCTCCAATGAGAAGAGGTCGTAACAAGGCAGCCGCCGGAGTAATTGACGGGAAGATTTACGTAATCGGAGGTTTCAGGAAGCGATGTCCATTGGAGTCGGAATGGATCGAAGTGTTCGATCTTGAGAAACAGATTTGGGAATCTTTGCCTGGTCCGTACCCTGAATCTAGTACGTCTAGCCAGTTTAGGACATATGTTGTGATGGAAGACAAGATTTACATTTTGGATTATAAAGGTTGTTTGGTCTAcgaaccaaaaagaagaagaggtgatGAATGGGACGCATCTGCCGTCGGTGCTGCACATCCAATAAAGAATATGTGGAAAGAGTCATTTGCTGTGCAATGTGTGGTAGATGATATGCTGTATACAGTTGATCGTCGGTGTACTCTTGGACATCCAATAGTCGTATATGATCCAAAGGAGAAGACTTGGAGACCTGTGAAAGGTGAATCTTTGAGGAGGCTACCAAATTATATCGTCCATCCTGCTTCTGAAATGGCGAATTTTGGTGGAAAGTTGGCGATTTTGGGCAGTAAGAGGAGCTATGTTCATGGTGATTGCATTGGCAGGGAAAAAGGTATTTGGTGCGCAATGATCGTGTTGGAAAAACGTGAAGGAGGTGAGATTTGGGGGAATGTGGAATCACTCGACTGTGTGCTTGGAGGCATTAACCATCTCACGGTTCGGCTTTGTCGAACTCTTACCATTTGA